In one Pseudoclavibacter sp. Marseille-Q3772 genomic region, the following are encoded:
- a CDS encoding potassium-transporting ATPase subunit F translates to MIAIQAIAAVLAVSAIVYLVYALVKPEKF, encoded by the coding sequence GTGATCGCTATTCAAGCTATCGCCGCGGTATTAGCCGTCAGCGCCATTGTCTACCTCGTATACGCCCTCGTGAAGCCGGAGAAGTTCTAA
- a CDS encoding LysR family transcriptional regulator translates to MLTFQQMRVLVALAEHGSLSRAADSLTYGTPTVTHHLNAMERELGTKLVNRNSRGVTLTEIGQIVLQESQRILQQTQHLHHTVTQMKDAGVTTLRIGTFASSGFRLLPPAIRELQQAFQVRVEVIEAEPTTVVNMLDRQEIHAGLIYDFADDPSFGATGLELTVLQREPYRILIANDHPLAHHERLDFAQLRDVSWVCARHEDESPGRALQRACRSAGFIPNELIRTDDLLMIHGLVAAGLGMAVLTESATVPQLGVTLRPALQPLGERVVALASRPEHTPPAVHELARILRDLSAQ, encoded by the coding sequence GTGCTGACTTTTCAACAGATGCGAGTGCTGGTGGCGCTGGCCGAACACGGCAGCCTGTCTCGCGCAGCAGATTCACTCACCTACGGCACACCAACGGTGACGCACCACCTCAACGCCATGGAGCGCGAACTCGGCACCAAATTGGTCAATCGCAATTCTCGCGGGGTCACCCTGACCGAGATCGGCCAGATCGTGTTGCAAGAAAGCCAACGCATCCTGCAACAAACGCAGCACCTCCACCACACCGTGACGCAGATGAAGGATGCGGGGGTAACCACGCTGCGCATCGGTACCTTTGCCTCCAGCGGGTTCCGGCTCCTGCCGCCCGCGATCCGTGAACTCCAACAGGCATTTCAGGTCCGCGTCGAGGTGATCGAGGCCGAGCCAACCACTGTGGTGAACATGCTGGATCGCCAAGAGATCCACGCCGGGTTGATTTACGACTTCGCCGATGACCCCTCGTTCGGAGCGACCGGGCTGGAGCTGACCGTGCTGCAACGCGAGCCGTACCGCATCCTTATTGCCAATGACCATCCGCTCGCGCACCACGAGCGGCTCGATTTCGCGCAGCTGCGGGATGTAAGCTGGGTGTGCGCACGCCACGAGGATGAGTCCCCTGGCCGCGCCTTGCAACGTGCTTGCCGCAGCGCCGGGTTCATCCCGAATGAGCTCATCCGCACCGATGACCTCTTGATGATTCACGGACTCGTCGCCGCGGGGTTAGGGATGGCCGTGCTCACCGAGTCGGCGACAGTCCCTCAGCTCGGGGTCACGCTGCGACCCGCCCTGCAGCCCCTGGGTGAACGCGTAGTGGCGCTTGCATCCCGTCCAGAGCACACTCCCCCGGCCGTGCACGAACTGGCGCGCATCCTGCGTGATCTCAGCGCGCAGTAG